In Rutidosis leptorrhynchoides isolate AG116_Rl617_1_P2 chromosome 2, CSIRO_AGI_Rlap_v1, whole genome shotgun sequence, one genomic interval encodes:
- the LOC139890826 gene encoding probable importin subunit beta-4, which translates to MSQSLELLLIQFLMPDNDARRQAEDQIKRLAKDPQVVPALVHHLRTAKTPNVRQLSAVLLRKKITGHWAKLSPQHRQLVKQSLIESITMEHSPPVRRASANVVSIIAKYAVPGGEWPDLLPFLFQCSQSPQEDHREVALILFSSLTETIGDSFRPYFTDLQALLLKCLQDETSNSVRVAALKAVGSFIEFTYDANEVIKFREFIPSILNVSRQCLASGDEDVAIIAFEIFDELIESPAPLLGESVKAIVQFSLEVCSSPNLDSSTRHQAIQIISWLAKYKSNSLKKHKLIIPILQVLCPLLTEAKDRDEDDDDLAPDRAAAEVLDTLSLKLPKHVFLPVLEFASLSSQSVDPKFREASVTVLGVISEGCLELMKEKLEPVLHIVLGGLRDPEQVVRGASSFALGQFAEYLQPEINSHYESVLPCILNALEDSSDDVKEKSYYALAAFCENMGEEILPFVDSLMGKLFVALQTSKPMLQETCMSAIGSVASAAEQAFLPYAERVLELMKNFMVLTRDEDLRSRARATELVGMVAMVVGRARMEPILPPFIEAAISGYGLEYSELREYTHGFFSNVAEILEDGMVQYLPHVVPLAFSSCNLDDGSAVDIDDSDDDENVNGFGGVSSDDEAHDEPRVRNISIRTGVLDEKAAATQALGLFALHTKGAYAPYLEETLRIMVKHSSYFHEDVRLQAITGLKNILVAAHAVFQGQSDGASKAKEILDTVMTIYIKTMNDDDDKEVVAQACISVADIIKDFGYVAVEPYVTQIVESTLLLLRQKSVCQQLESDSEIDEDDDAGHDEVLMDAVSDLLPAFAKAMGSHFAPIFATLFDPLMKFAKGSRSAQDRTMVVACLAEVAQDMGAPISAYVDVVMPLVLKELSSSSSTNRRNAAFSAGEFCKNGGISSLKYFGDVLRGLYPLFGETEPDDAVRDNAAGAVARMIMAHQESVPLNQVLPVFVKVLPLKEDHEESMPVYSCICSLVLSSNPQIAPLVPDLVNVFAQVALSPLETPEVKVQIGRAFAHLLSIYGQQMQPLLGSLSPTLANALAAIAPKS; encoded by the exons ATGTCACAATCTTTAGAGCTTTTGCTAATTCAATTTTTGATGCCGGATAATGACGCACGCCGGCAAGCAGAAGATCAAATTAAACGATTAGCTAAAGATCCACAGGTTGTTCCGGCACTTGTTCACCATCTCCGAACCGCCAAAACACCTAATGTCCGCCAACTCTCCGCCGTACTCCTCCGTAAGAAAATCACCGGTCATTGGGCTAAATTATCACCGCAACATCGTCAGCTTGTTAAACAATCTCTAATTGAAAGCATCACTATGGAACACAG TCCACCGGTGCGGCGAGCTAGTGCGAATGTGGTCAGTATTATTGCGAAGTATGCGGTTCCTGGTGGAGAATGGCCAGATTTGCTTCCATTTTTATTTCAGTGTAGTCAGAGTCCACAAGAAGATCATAGAGAG GTGGCGTTGATATTATTCAGCTCGTTAACCGAAACAATCGGGGATTCATTTCGACCGTACTTTACCGATTTGCAAGCACTTCTACTAAAGTGCCTACAAGATGAGACTAGCAATAGTGTTAGAGTGGCTGCCCTCAA GGCGGTTGGCTCTTTTATTGAGTTCACTTATGATGCAAACGAGGTG ATTAAATTTAGGGAATTTATTCCAAGTATTTTAAATGTATCAAGACAATGCCTTGCATCTGGTGATGAAGATGTTGCAATAATTGCTTTTGAGATATTCGATGAGCTGATCGAGTCTCCAGCACCTCTTCTAGGAGAATCAGTCAAAGCCATTGTTCAATTCTCTCTTGAGGTCTGCTCAAGTCCAAATTTGGATTCTAGTACACGTCATCAG GCTATTCAAATCATTTCATGGCTTGCAAAGTACAAATCTAATTCTCTAAAGAAGCATAAGTTGATCATCCCAATTCTTCAAGTACTGTGCCCACTGCTTACAGAAGCAAAAGATAGGGATGAAGACGATGATGATCTGGCACCAGATCGTGCTGCTGCAGAAGTTCTTGATACTTTGTCCTTAAAATTGCCAAAACATGTATTTCTACCTGTTCTTGAATTTGCTTCTTTGAGCAGTCAAAGTGTTGACCCAAAGTTCCGGGAAGCTTCAGTCACAGTTTTAGGTGTAATTTCAGAGGGTTGTTTGGAGCTAATGAAAGAGAAGCTTGAACCCGTTCTTCATATTGTTTTGGGCGGGTTAAGAGACCCAGAGCAGGTTGTAAGAGGAGCTTCATCTTTTGCGTTAGGTCAATTTGCTGAGTATCTGCAACCTGAGATCAACTCTCATTATGAAAGTGTTCTTCCTTGTATATTAAATGCATTGGAAGATTCATCAGATGATGTCAAG GAGAAGTCGTACTATGCATTGGCCGCATTTTGTGAGAACATGGGTGAAGAAATCCTTCCTTTTGTTGATTCTTTAATGGGAAAACTATTTGTGGCCCTGCAAACTAGCAAGCCTATGTTGCAAGAAACATGCATG TCTGCAATTGGCTCAGTTGCATCTGCTGCAGAGCAAGCGTTTCTACCATATGCCGAGAGGGTTTTGGAATTGATGAAAAATTTCATGGTGCTTACACGTGACGAGGATCTTCGTTCTCGAGCGAGGGCTACAGAGCTGGTCGGGATGGTTGCTATGGTTGTAGGACGGGCGAGGATGGAACCAATTTTACCACCTTTTATTGAAGCTGCAATTTCA GGATATGGGCTAGAGTACAGTGAACTTCGAGAGTATACGCATGGATTCTTCAGTAACGTAGCAGAAATATTGGAAGATGGAATGGTTCAG TATCTTCCACATGTTGTTCCTCTGGCGTTTTCTTCCTGCAATCTTGATGACGGGTCTGCTGTCGACATTGATGATTCTGATGATGACGAGAACGTAAACGGATTTGGTGGAGTATCGTCTGATGATGAAGCTCATGATGAACCGAGAGTTCGAAATATAAGTATAAGAACTGGTGTTTTAGATGAGAAAGCTGCTGCAACTCAAGCCCTTGGTCTGTTTGCGTTACATACAAAGGGTGCTTATGCTCC ATATTTGGAAGAGACGTTGAGGATTATGGTGAAGCATTCTAGCTATTTTCATGAAGATGTTCGACTTCAGGCCATCACTGGCTTAAAAA ATATATTGGTTGCTGCTCATGCAGTCTTCCAAGGTCAAAGT GATGGAGCATCTAAGGCAAAAGAAATCTTAG ATACTGTGATGACCATTTATATCAAGacaatgaacgatgatgatgacaaGGAAGTGGTTGCTCAAGCTTGCATAAGCGTAGCAGACATAATCAAAGATTTTGGATATGTAGCCGTCGAACCAT ATGTGACCCAGATTGTAGAGTCTACTCTATTGTTGCTTCGACAGAAATCGGTCTGTCAACAATTAGAATCGGACAGTgagattgatgaagatgatgatgctgGGCATGATGAAGTGCTTATGGATGCTGTTTCAGACCTTCTTCCTGCATTTGCCAAAGCAATGGGTTCCCACTTTGCACCAATCTTTGCAACTCTATTTGATCCTTTAATGAAATTTGCC AAAGGTTCACGCTCAGCACAAGATCGGACAATGGTGGTTGCATGCCTTGCTGAAGTTGCTCAGGATATGGGTGCTCCAATCTCTGCCTATGTTGAT GTAGTGATGCCCTTGGTACTTAAAgaattatcttcatcatcatcaactaaTAGGAGAAATGCAGCATTTTCTGCCGGAGAGTTTTGCAAAAATGGGGGCATTTCCAGTCTCAA ATACTTTGGTGATGTGTTACGTGGCCTTTACCCGCTATTTGGAGAAACTGAGCCAGATGATGCAGTAAGGGACAATGCTGCTGGTGCAGTTGCAAGGATGATTATGGCTCACCAGGAGTCCGTACCGTTAAACCAG GTATTGCCTGTTTTTGTCAAGGTTCTTCCTTTAAAGGAAGATCACGAAGAATCGATGCCTGTTTATAGCTGCATTTGCAGTCTTGTACTATCATCTAATCCACAG ATTGCGCCTCTAGTTCCAGATTTGGTTAATGTTTTTGCGCAAGTAGCGTTATCACCGCTTGAAACACCAGAAGTGAAAGTGCAAATAGGGAGAGCTTTTGCACACTTATTATCGATATATGGTCAACAGATGCAGCCCCTTTTGGGCAGTCTTTCACCTACGCTTGCTAATGCTTTGGCTGCTATTGCGCCAAAGAGTTGA